Genomic DNA from Streptomyces sp. PCS3-D2:
ACGGCATGACCCTTTCGGAGGCGCTGAAGCTGGCGGTCGCGGCGCTGTCCAGCCAGGCCAACGGCACCGACAAGGCGATTCCGGCGGAGCGGCTGGAGGTGGCGGTGCTGGACCGGACCCGGTCCCAGCAGCGCAAGTTCAAGCGGATCCGGGGACGGCAGCTGGCGCGGCTGCTGGAGGCGGACGTGCCGGCGGCCGCGCAGGCGGACGCCGTGTCGAACGACGAGGCTCCCGAGGACGACGCGGAGTAGGGAGCCGGGCCAGGATCCGGGTACGCGGCCCCGGTTGCCCCCCGCTGGGGGGTGGCCGGGGCTTCGGCGTGTCCGGCCGGTTCAGGGGGTGGGTGCCGGTCCCGTGGAGTCACGGACGACGAGGGTGACGGGGATGTCGGGGGCGGTCCAGCGATCGCCGTCGAGGACGGCGAGGAGTGCGGTCATGCCCTGCTCGCCGACTTGTTCGGCGGGCAGGTGGACCGTGGTGAGTTCGGGTTCGACGGCGGTGGCGAGGGCGAGGTCGTCGAAGCCGGTGACGGAGAGGTCCCCGGGGACGCTCAGGCCGAGGCGGCGGGCGGCCTTGCAGGCGCCGGCGGCGAGGATGTCGTCGTCGCAGACGACGGCCGTGGGGCGTCCCTCGGGGGCCGCCAGGGCGGCTTCCATGGCCGTACGGGCGCCGTCGGCGGTGAGGGGGGACCGTACGGTGCGCAGCTCGGTCCCGGGGCCCAGGAGGGCGCTGAGGGCTTCGGCGCGGGTGTCGAAGGTCCAGGAGCCGACGGCGGAGGCGAGGTGCAGGAAGCGCCGGTGGCCGAGGGCGAGGAGGTGCTCGGTGACCTGGCGCATGCCGTCGGCCATGGCGAGGTTGACGTGGGCGGCGGCGCCGCCGGCACGGGGGTCGCTGTCGAGCATGACGAGGGGGAGGGCGTCGCCGCCGATGGCCTGGAGCGCGTGGGCGGCCATGGACGAGGCGATGACTCCGTCGAGGGCGGCGCGGGCGGAGGCGAAGGGGTCCCGGGCGGGGCCGGTGCCGTCGGGGGACGGGTAGAGGACCACGCCGAAGCCGTGTTCGGCGGCCACACGGGCGGCACCGGTGTAGACGCGGGCGAAGAACTCGTTGGTGAGGGCCGGGACGACGAGGAGGGCGGTGCGGGTGGAGCCGAGGCGCAGGTTGCGGGCGGCGAGATTGGGGCGGTAGCCGAGCCGGGTGGCGGTCTCCCGGACGAGGGCGGCGGTGCGCTCGGAGACGCGGCCGGGCCACTTGTCGCCCAGGACGAGGGAGACGGTGGCCTGGGAGACCCCGGCGGCGGTGGCCACGTCCCGGCTGGTGGGTCTCGTCACACGGGGCTCCTGCTGGGCGAGGTCAGGGGTGGTTGCGGAGTCCGCGGGGTGGACCCGTGGACAGTGGCCATGGTACGTATGACTCCTCACGTTATACGTATTACCCCGGTGGGATCCGGGCAGAAGGGGGCAGTCATGGCCGCGGGATACGCGGAGCTGCTGGGGACGCGGCACGCCGCGAGGCTCTTGGCGGGCACGCTCGTCGGCAGGCTGCCGAACGCCACCGCGCCGATCGCGATCGTGCTGTTCACGCGCGCGGAGGGTGGCAGCTACAGCCTCGCGGGGGCGCTGGCCGCGGTGTACGGGCTGGCGAACGCGCTGGGCCAGCCGCTGCTCGGACGTGCCGTGGACCTCCTCGGGCAGCCGCGAGTACAGCTGCCGGCGGCTCTGCTGTCCGCGCTCGGCATGGCGTGGCTGGCCCTCGCCGGCACCGGGTCGGTGGTCGTGGCGTACGCCGCGGTGGCGGTCGGCGGCCTCTTCACGCCGCCGCTGGAGGGCGGGCTGCGGGCCCTGTGGCCCGGTGTGCTGGGGGGTCGCGAGGAGAAGGTGCACGCGGCGTACGCGATGGATGCGGTGGCCCAGGAGGTCATGTACACCGTCGGTCCGCTGCTGGTGACGCTGTTCGTGTCGGTGTGGTCGCCGGCCGGCGCGCTGCTGGCGCTGCACGCGATCGGGGTGCTCGGTGCGCTGTCGGTCGTGGCCAGCGAGCCGTCGCGGACGTGGCGCTCGGAGCCCCGGGAGGCCCACTGGCTGGGCGCACTGCGGTCGAAGGGGCTGCTGGCGCTGCTGGGCTCCTTCTTCTTCGTGGGCATGGCGCTGGGCTCGATCACCGTGGCCGGCGTGGCGTACGCGGACGGCAACGGCGGCGAGGCGGTGTACGGCTGGCTGATGGCCGCGCTCGGGCTGGGCGCGCTGATCGGCGGCATGCTCTACGGCGCGCGCCCGTGGGCGGGCGCCCCCGAGCGGCGGCTGCGGCTGCTGGTGGCGCTGCTGGCGGTCTGCTACCTGCCGCTGCTGCTGACCCCGGGGCCGGTGGCGATGACGGCGCTGGCGGCGCTGTCGGGCGTGTTCCTGGCGCCGTCGCTGGCGTGCGCGTTCATCGTGGTGGACCGGCACGCGCCGGTGGGCACGGTGACGGAAGCCTTCTCGTGGCTGGTGACCTTCTTCGGCGTGGGCGCGGCGATCGGCACGGCGGCCGCGGGGCCGGCGGTGGAGCTGGGCGGTACCGCGTGGGGCTTCGCCGTGGCGTGCGCCGCGGGCGGCGCGGCGCTGCTGGTCCTGATGGTGACTCAGAGGGTGATGTCAACTGCGGTCCCCAGTCGGGCGGTGGCGGGTTCGGCGCAGGGAGTTCCGGACGGGGCCGGTGAGGTGGCCCCGCAGGCCCGGTCGGCGCAGTGACGGGCGGGCGCGCCGGTGCGGCGCGCCGGCGGCTTTCACCCCCCGCCCGCCGGGTGCTTGGCGGCCCGCACGGGGGAACTGATCGAAACGGCGGCTCCGAACCCGGTTTCAGAAGAGGGCAGAAGGCGTAATGTTCAGTCATGGACCGCCGCATTTTCGGGCTGGAGAACGAGTACGGCGTCACGTGCACGTTCAGGGGACAGCGCCGACTGTCTCCTGACGAAGTGGCGCGCTACCTCTTCCGCCGTGTCGTGTCATGGGGCCGCAGCAGCAATGTCTTCCTGCGGAACGGCGCCCGCCTGTACCTCGACGTGGGTTCGCATCCGGAATATGCAACTCCCGAATGTGACAACGTGACCGAGCTGGTCACGCACGACAAAGCAGGCGAGCGCATTCTCGAAGGACTGCTCGTCGACGCCGAGCGCCGCCTGCACGAGGAGGGAATCGCGGGCGACGTCTATCTCTTCAAGAACAACACCGACTCGGCGGGCAACTCGTACGGCTGCCACGAGAACTACCTGGTGGCCCGGCACGGGGAATTCTCCCGCCTGGCGGACATTCTCATTCCGTTCCTCGTCACCCGGCAGCTGATCTGCGGGGCCGGCAAGGTGCTGCAGACCCCTCGGGGCGCGGTCTACTGCGTGAGCCAGCGGGCTGAGCACATCTGGGAGGGCGTCAGCTCCGCGACGACGCGTTCGCGGCCGATCATCAACACCCGCGACGAGCCGCACGCGGACGCGGAGCGCTACCGCCGTCTGCACGTGATCGTGGGCGACTCGAACATGTCCGAGACGACCATGCTGCTGAAGGTCGGGGCGACCGACCTGGTGCTGCGCATGATCGAGGCGGGCACGGTGATGCGGGACCTGACCCTGGAGAATCCGATCCGGGCGATCCGCGAGGTCAGCCACGACATCACGGGCCAGCGCAAGGTGCGGCTGGCCAGCGGCCGGGAGGCCTCCGCGCTGGAGATCCAGCGGGAGTACTACGACAAGGCCGTGGACTTCGCCGAGCGCCGGGGCATCCGCACCGGTGTGGTGGACCAGGTGCTGGAGCTGTGGGGCCGCACGCTGGACGCGATCGAGGCGGAGGACCTGGACCGGATCGGCACCGAGATCGACTGGGTCATGAAGTACCAGCTCATCGAGCGGTACCGGGAGAAGCACAACATGACCATGTCGAATCCGCGGGTGGCTCAGATAGACCTCGCCTACCACGACATCCACCGCCGGCGCGGGCTGTACTACCTGCTGGAGCGCAAGGGGCAGGCGGCGCGGATCTGCAACGACCTCAAGATCTTCGAGGGCAAGTCGGTGCCTCCGCAGACGACCAGGGCCCGGCTGCGCGGCGACTTCATTCGCCGGGCGCAGGAGCAGCGGCGGGACTTCACGGTCGACTGGGTGCACCTGAAGCTCAATGACCAGGCGCAGCGGACGGTGCTGTGCAAAGACCCGTTCCGGTCCGTCGACGACCGCGTGGAGAAGTTGATCGCCGGCATGTAGGCGGCCGGCGGACGCCCCGCATCCCACCTGGGCCCCGTACGTTTCTCGTACGGGGCCCAGTGCACGGCTTAGAGTGGCGGTCGACCGTCCAGCCGTCAGAGATCTGAGGAACCCGTGCGCCGACTTGCCGGCCTGCTTGTCGTACCCCTTCTGCTGCTGTCGACAGCGGCCTGTGGCGACGACAGCGGCTCCGACTCCGCCCAGATGAAGAACGGGGCGCCCGCGATCACCAAGGGCGCCGAGTTCGGGGAGACCCCCACCCTGTCCAAGGGGAAGGGCGAGCCGCCCAAGGAGCTGAAGGTGGTGACCGTCAAGGAGGGCACCGGCCAGGTGCTGAAGAAGGGCGACATCGCCCAGGTCAACTACTACGGCCAGGTCTGGGACGGCACCGAGCCGTTCGACCAGAGCTTCGGCAAGGGGCAGCCGTTCGACGTGACGATCGGCGCGGGCGCCGTCATCAAGGGCTGGGACCAGGGCCTGGAGGGCCAGAAGGTCGGCAGCCGCGTCGAGCTGGTGATCCCGCCGGACCTCGGTTACGGGGCCCAGGGATCGCCCCCGAAGATCAAGGGGAACGCCACCCTCGTCTTCGTCGTGGACATCCTCAAGGGCGCCACGGTCCCGCCCTCGGCGACCGGCAAGGAAGTCCCCCAGGACAACAAGGACCTGCCGAAGGTCGGTACCAACACGGACGGCAAGGAAGTCTCCGTGGCCGTCCCGAAGGACGCCACCCCGCCGTCGAAGCTGGTCTCCGAGTACGTCCTGGAGGGCGACGGCCCGGCCGTGACGGACAAGGACAACGTCACCGTCAAGTTCCACGGCAAGACGTGGAAGGACGAAAAGACGTTCGAGAGCACCTACACCTCGGGCCAGTCGGTGACCTGGCCGCTGGAGCAGCTCCAGGTGAAGGGCCTCAAGGACGGCATCGTCGGCAAGAAGGTCGGCAGCCGCATCCTGCTGGTCATTCCCCCGGACATGGGCTTCGGCGACAAGGAGCAGGGGACCATTCCGGCGAACTCGACGCTGGTCTTCAGCCTCGACATCCTCGCAGTGATGTAAGACTGTCCCGGTTGTCCCATAGTTTGAGGAGCAGTTCCGTGAGCAGCAAGCCTGAGAAGCTCGAGAAGCCCGAGATCGACTTCCCGGAGGGCCCGGTCCCCACCGACCTCGTCATCGAGGACATCTGGGAGGGCGACGGCGCCGAGGCCACGGCCGGCTCGCGCGTCTCCGTCCACTACGTGGGCGTCGCGTTCTCCACCGGCGAGGAGTTCGACGCCTCCTGGAACCGCGGCTCCGCGCTGCAGTTCCAGCTCGGTGTCGGCCAGGTCATCGCGGGCTGGGACAAGGGCGTCCAGGGCATGAAGGTCGGCGGCCGCCGCAAGCTGACGATCCCCGCGCACCTCGCCTACGGCGACCGCGGCGCAGGCGGCGCGATCGCCCCGGGCGAGACGCTGATCTTCGTCTGCGACCTGATGGCCGCCTGATACCGGGCCGCGTCGCGCGCATGGGCCCCCGCCGTGAGGCGGGGGCCCTCGCTTTTGTCCGGGACCGCCGGGGCGGTACGGTCAACGGTCACGAGTGTGTGTCGAGAACGGGGGATGGGCGTCGATGGCGATTGCCAAGGCCGAGCGCCTGATGAATCTGGCGCTGTGTCTGTTGGGGACCCGCCGGCCGCTGAGCAAGCGCGAGCTGCGCGGTTCCATCGAGGCCTACATGGAAGCCGGCAACGACGAGTCCTTCAACCGGATGTTCGAGCGGGACAAGGACGACCTGCGCGAGCTCGGCCTGGTGATCGAGACGGTGGAGAACCTGGAGGGGGAGACGGGCTATCTGGCCCGCCGGGACAGCAACCGGCTGCCTCCGGTCTCCCTCGACGCCGAGGAGGCCGCCGCCCTGGGGCTGGCCGCCAAGGTCTGGCAGCAGGCCCGCCTCGCGGGAGCCGCCAGCGGCGCCCTGCAGAAGCTGCGGGCCGGCGGGATGCCGGAGGCGGA
This window encodes:
- the pafA gene encoding Pup--protein ligase, whose product is MDRRIFGLENEYGVTCTFRGQRRLSPDEVARYLFRRVVSWGRSSNVFLRNGARLYLDVGSHPEYATPECDNVTELVTHDKAGERILEGLLVDAERRLHEEGIAGDVYLFKNNTDSAGNSYGCHENYLVARHGEFSRLADILIPFLVTRQLICGAGKVLQTPRGAVYCVSQRAEHIWEGVSSATTRSRPIINTRDEPHADAERYRRLHVIVGDSNMSETTMLLKVGATDLVLRMIEAGTVMRDLTLENPIRAIREVSHDITGQRKVRLASGREASALEIQREYYDKAVDFAERRGIRTGVVDQVLELWGRTLDAIEAEDLDRIGTEIDWVMKYQLIERYREKHNMTMSNPRVAQIDLAYHDIHRRRGLYYLLERKGQAARICNDLKIFEGKSVPPQTTRARLRGDFIRRAQEQRRDFTVDWVHLKLNDQAQRTVLCKDPFRSVDDRVEKLIAGM
- a CDS encoding FKBP-type peptidyl-prolyl cis-trans isomerase, which gives rise to MSSKPEKLEKPEIDFPEGPVPTDLVIEDIWEGDGAEATAGSRVSVHYVGVAFSTGEEFDASWNRGSALQFQLGVGQVIAGWDKGVQGMKVGGRRKLTIPAHLAYGDRGAGGAIAPGETLIFVCDLMAA
- a CDS encoding MFS transporter, producing MAAGYAELLGTRHAARLLAGTLVGRLPNATAPIAIVLFTRAEGGSYSLAGALAAVYGLANALGQPLLGRAVDLLGQPRVQLPAALLSALGMAWLALAGTGSVVVAYAAVAVGGLFTPPLEGGLRALWPGVLGGREEKVHAAYAMDAVAQEVMYTVGPLLVTLFVSVWSPAGALLALHAIGVLGALSVVASEPSRTWRSEPREAHWLGALRSKGLLALLGSFFFVGMALGSITVAGVAYADGNGGEAVYGWLMAALGLGALIGGMLYGARPWAGAPERRLRLLVALLAVCYLPLLLTPGPVAMTALAALSGVFLAPSLACAFIVVDRHAPVGTVTEAFSWLVTFFGVGAAIGTAAAGPAVELGGTAWGFAVACAAGGAALLVLMVTQRVMSTAVPSRAVAGSAQGVPDGAGEVAPQARSAQ
- a CDS encoding LacI family DNA-binding transcriptional regulator; translation: MTRPTSRDVATAAGVSQATVSLVLGDKWPGRVSERTAALVRETATRLGYRPNLAARNLRLGSTRTALLVVPALTNEFFARVYTGAARVAAEHGFGVVLYPSPDGTGPARDPFASARAALDGVIASSMAAHALQAIGGDALPLVMLDSDPRAGGAAAHVNLAMADGMRQVTEHLLALGHRRFLHLASAVGSWTFDTRAEALSALLGPGTELRTVRSPLTADGARTAMEAALAAPEGRPTAVVCDDDILAAGACKAARRLGLSVPGDLSVTGFDDLALATAVEPELTTVHLPAEQVGEQGMTALLAVLDGDRWTAPDIPVTLVVRDSTGPAPTP
- a CDS encoding FKBP-type peptidyl-prolyl cis-trans isomerase, with translation MRRLAGLLVVPLLLLSTAACGDDSGSDSAQMKNGAPAITKGAEFGETPTLSKGKGEPPKELKVVTVKEGTGQVLKKGDIAQVNYYGQVWDGTEPFDQSFGKGQPFDVTIGAGAVIKGWDQGLEGQKVGSRVELVIPPDLGYGAQGSPPKIKGNATLVFVVDILKGATVPPSATGKEVPQDNKDLPKVGTNTDGKEVSVAVPKDATPPSKLVSEYVLEGDGPAVTDKDNVTVKFHGKTWKDEKTFESTYTSGQSVTWPLEQLQVKGLKDGIVGKKVGSRILLVIPPDMGFGDKEQGTIPANSTLVFSLDILAVM